In a genomic window of Mauremys reevesii isolate NIE-2019 unplaced genomic scaffold, ASM1616193v1 Contig50, whole genome shotgun sequence:
- the LOC120394318 gene encoding uncharacterized protein LOC120394318: MEPQVPGRMPRAGLLLLPLLLCFGPETVGSINPAALKKIVDHVNNNGGVNKQYAFATALPHATCSNPQDVATYLPMAQLADMRRKIGPFGALYNPPNGNIVAARPKTVITPRGNYTEHSEWRLLSGPNSLVAQLTARTYGQNSCLILFTFNSPCSSKCLREAGRSNIVNMTSAAFLAINNNFKAFVFQKIFDYDMKPEVTRQALLQAWHRCATCPCCAATTTAARTVLRWTPETTPAWLGRRRQWSGARNHVRLFVPLASLAAHALLHR, encoded by the exons ATGGAGCCCCAG GTGCCAGGACGGATGCCCAGGgctggactcctgctgctgccacttcTCCTCTGCTTCGGGCCAGAGACTGTCGGGAGCATCAACCCGGCTGCGCTCAAAAAAATCGTGGATCACGTGAACAA TAACGGCGGAGTTAACAAGCAATACGCCTTCGCCACCGCACTGCCCCATGCCACCTGCAGCAACCCCCAGGATGTGGCCACCTACCTGCCCATGGCCCAGCTCGCAGACATGAGAAGGAAGATTGGCCCGTTTGGTGCCCTGTACAACCCGCCCAACGGGAACATCGTGGCTGCTCGGCCAAAGACAGTGATTACACCGCGTGGGAATTACACGGAGCACAGCGAGTGGCGCCTGCTCTCCGGCCCAAACAGCCTTGTGGCCCAGCTCACGGCCAGGACCTACGGCCAGAACAGCTGCTTGATCTTATTTACCTTCAATTCACCCTGCTCCAGCAAGTGTCTGCGCGAGGCCGGGCGCTCCAACATCGTGAACATGACCAGCGCTGCCTTCTTGGCCATCAACAACAACTTCAAGGCCTTCGTGTTCCAGAAGATCTTCGACTACGACATGAAGCCTGAAGTGacccgccaggccctgctgcaggcCTGGCACCGCTGCGCCACGTGCCCCTGCTGCGCTGCGACAACAACGGCTGCCAGGACTGTGCTCCGGTGGACCCCCGAAACAACCCCTGCCTGGCTGGGAAGGCGTAGACAATGGAGCGGAGCCAGGAACCACGTGCGGCTCTTTGTGCCACTGGCCTCCCTCGCTGCCCATGCGCTTCTGCATCGCTAA